A region of Rhizorhabdus wittichii RW1 DNA encodes the following proteins:
- a CDS encoding Amidohydrolase 3 (PFAM: amidohydrolase; Amidohydrolase 3), whose product MHKTTRTMTMLALLAGTFLLSPARAQLEGAAAEPAPVAADTMYVNARVRTPDGWKTGLAVAGETIVAVGSEQELAAYRTPKTHVVDLGGATVLPGLVDMHVHAVSAGLDAANCRFKQGSRPAEIIETVKACVARAKPGSWIVGGQWDGASFGASAPHRALLDRIAPNNPVLLRDVSLHSAWVNSAALAAGGITRDTPNPDGGIIEKDKAGNPTGILREHAAMKLLEKVPQPDTPAMVDALRSATRTMLSLGITSYEDALLTTPSARAYAALADAGELYQHVRTCMWEPDQALIASRNLYARPGLEMACVKMMLDGVPTDAHTAAMHDDYADTAGVTDPARRKGLLLVAPDQISAKITRYDAAGLTVKLHATGDAAVHAALDGIEAARKANGIAGMRHEIAHANFVLPADFARAGAIGATFEFSPYVWFPNSVIKDVIKAVGPTRMEHFSPVKSALDAAVPVTVGSDWPVVPAADPWLAMETLVTRQAPGGVGDPISPQERISVAQAVDLFTRAAARQLGIEDQAGSIERGKRADLIVIDRDIFSIPATDIHNTKVLRTIISGKERYTRQ is encoded by the coding sequence ATGCACAAGACGACGCGGACCATGACGATGCTGGCCCTGCTGGCCGGAACCTTCCTCCTCTCGCCCGCACGGGCCCAGCTCGAAGGCGCCGCCGCCGAGCCCGCGCCGGTCGCGGCCGACACGATGTACGTCAACGCCAGGGTCCGCACGCCCGACGGCTGGAAGACCGGCCTCGCCGTCGCGGGGGAGACGATCGTCGCGGTCGGCTCAGAGCAGGAGCTTGCCGCCTATCGGACGCCGAAGACCCATGTCGTCGACCTCGGCGGCGCCACCGTGCTGCCCGGCCTGGTCGACATGCACGTCCACGCGGTGAGCGCGGGCCTCGATGCCGCCAATTGCCGCTTCAAGCAGGGCTCCAGGCCCGCCGAGATCATCGAGACCGTGAAGGCCTGCGTCGCCCGCGCCAAGCCCGGAAGCTGGATCGTCGGCGGGCAATGGGACGGGGCCTCGTTCGGCGCGTCCGCTCCCCATCGCGCGCTGCTCGACCGAATCGCGCCGAACAATCCGGTGCTGCTCCGCGACGTCAGCCTGCACAGCGCCTGGGTCAACAGCGCCGCGCTCGCGGCCGGCGGGATCACCCGCGACACGCCCAATCCGGACGGCGGCATCATCGAGAAGGACAAGGCCGGCAACCCGACCGGCATCCTGCGCGAACATGCCGCGATGAAGCTGCTCGAAAAGGTGCCGCAGCCCGATACGCCGGCGATGGTCGACGCGCTCCGCTCGGCGACCCGGACGATGCTGTCGCTGGGCATCACCAGCTATGAGGACGCGCTGCTCACCACGCCCTCGGCCAGGGCCTATGCCGCGCTCGCCGACGCGGGGGAGCTCTACCAGCATGTCCGCACCTGCATGTGGGAGCCCGACCAGGCGCTGATCGCGTCGCGCAACCTCTATGCGCGGCCGGGGCTGGAGATGGCCTGCGTCAAGATGATGCTCGACGGCGTGCCCACCGATGCGCACACGGCGGCGATGCACGACGATTATGCCGACACCGCCGGCGTGACCGATCCCGCGCGGCGCAAGGGCCTGCTGCTCGTCGCGCCCGACCAGATCTCCGCCAAGATCACCCGCTATGACGCCGCCGGGCTGACCGTGAAGCTCCACGCGACCGGCGACGCCGCCGTCCATGCTGCGCTCGACGGGATCGAGGCGGCGCGCAAGGCCAACGGCATCGCCGGCATGCGGCACGAGATCGCGCATGCGAACTTCGTCCTGCCGGCGGATTTCGCCCGGGCCGGGGCGATCGGCGCGACCTTCGAATTCTCGCCCTATGTCTGGTTCCCCAATTCGGTGATCAAGGACGTCATCAAGGCGGTCGGCCCCACGCGGATGGAGCATTTCAGCCCGGTGAAGAGCGCGCTCGACGCCGCCGTGCCGGTGACGGTCGGCTCCGACTGGCCGGTCGTGCCGGCGGCCGATCCGTGGCTCGCCATGGAGACGCTGGTGACCCGCCAGGCGCCGGGCGGCGTCGGCGATCCGATCTCGCCGCAGGAGCGGATCAGCGTGGCGCAGGCGGTCGACCTGTTCACCCGCGCCGCCGCCCGCCAGCTCGGCATCGAGGACCAGGCGGGCAGCATCGAGCGCGGCAAGCGCGCCGACCTCATCGTCATCGATCGCGACATCTTCTCGATACCGGCGACCGACATCCACAACACCAAGGTCCTGCGCACCATCATCTCGGGGAAAGAGCGCTACACGCGCCAATAA
- a CDS encoding FAD-dependent pyridine nucleotide-disulphide oxidoreductase (PFAM: FAD-dependent pyridine nucleotide-disulphide oxidoreductase) translates to MAQYDVLIVGAGHGGAQAAVALRQNKFEGTIAIVGDEPELPYERPPLSKEYFSGEKSFDRILIRPATFWAERNVDMLLGKRVASVDPAGHSVTLTDGSTIGYGKLVWATGGAPRKLACSGHHLSGVHGVRTREDADRMLGEMERTTSVVVIGGGYIGLEAAAVLSKAGKKVTVLEALDRVLARVAGEALSRFYEAEHRAHGVDVQLGAKVDCIVGDDQDRVTGVQMHDGSVIPADMVIVGIGIIPAVEPLIAAGAAGGNGVDVDEYCRTSLPDIYAIGDCAMHANAFAEGARIRLESVQNANDQATTAAKHILGGTDAYHAVPWFWSNQYDLRLQTMGLSIGYDETIVRGDPANRSFSVVYLKNGRVLALDCVNAVKDYVQGKALVTGGVSPDKASLANPEIPLKTLLPA, encoded by the coding sequence TTGGCCCAGTATGACGTTCTGATCGTGGGTGCCGGCCATGGCGGCGCACAGGCGGCGGTGGCGCTTCGGCAGAACAAGTTCGAAGGCACGATCGCCATCGTCGGCGACGAACCCGAGCTGCCCTATGAACGCCCGCCGCTCTCCAAGGAATATTTCTCGGGCGAGAAGAGCTTCGACCGCATCCTCATCCGCCCCGCCACCTTCTGGGCGGAGCGCAATGTCGACATGCTGCTCGGCAAGCGCGTGGCCTCGGTCGATCCGGCCGGCCACAGCGTCACCCTGACCGACGGGTCGACCATCGGCTATGGCAAGCTGGTCTGGGCGACCGGCGGCGCGCCGCGCAAGCTGGCCTGTTCGGGCCATCACCTGTCCGGCGTCCACGGCGTCCGCACCCGCGAGGATGCCGACCGCATGCTGGGCGAGATGGAGCGCACCACCAGCGTCGTCGTGATCGGCGGCGGCTATATCGGCCTCGAAGCCGCCGCCGTCCTCTCCAAGGCCGGCAAGAAGGTGACCGTGCTCGAGGCGCTCGACCGCGTCCTCGCCCGCGTCGCCGGCGAGGCGCTGTCGCGCTTCTACGAGGCCGAGCACCGCGCCCATGGCGTCGACGTGCAGCTCGGCGCCAAGGTCGACTGCATCGTCGGCGACGACCAGGACCGCGTCACCGGCGTCCAGATGCACGACGGCAGCGTCATCCCCGCCGACATGGTGATCGTCGGCATCGGCATCATTCCGGCGGTCGAGCCGCTGATCGCGGCCGGCGCGGCCGGCGGCAACGGCGTCGACGTCGACGAATATTGCCGCACCAGCCTGCCCGACATCTATGCGATCGGCGATTGCGCGATGCACGCCAATGCGTTCGCCGAGGGCGCGCGCATCCGCCTCGAATCGGTGCAGAACGCCAACGACCAGGCGACCACCGCCGCCAAGCACATCCTGGGCGGCACCGACGCCTATCATGCGGTGCCCTGGTTCTGGTCGAACCAGTATGACCTGCGGCTCCAGACGATGGGCCTGTCGATCGGCTATGACGAGACGATCGTGCGCGGCGATCCCGCGAATCGCAGCTTCTCGGTCGTCTATCTGAAGAACGGCCGGGTGCTGGCGCTCGACTGCGTCAACGCGGTGAAGGACTATGTGCAGGGCAAGGCGCTGGTCACGGGCGGGGTCTCCCCCGACAAGGCCAGCCTCGCCAACCCCGAGATTCCGTTGAAGACCCTGCTCCCTGCCTGA
- a CDS encoding aminoglycoside phosphotransferase (PFAM: aminoglycoside phosphotransferase): protein MKGPPIAALTAWASQTLGSDVRLDLIPGGGSRTSFVVRASDARKYILRLDNGDGPLSGTRFTLEREHRVISALGDAGPRVPGIIAYSAAHNAMLMEFVDGATHYQATPDPERQAHIQRDLMRQIAKLHALRPDEIGLPDFAAFGTIRCALEHDLATLAEMYGRPATPKDPVIDFALHWLADHIPDPEDRACLVHGDIGPGNFLFDEEGRVTALLDWEVVHMGHPLEDVAAILCRSLGAPFGTALDHVRNYEDVRGGAIDRRSLDAMVILVLTRWYVGLNLGLSHPSINQNLAVILSFRQSVAYTLACMLAKVHGIDVPPLRRGTERTADGGIPLHDFIVHGLEAVIGPTLSDPYLVERAKGLATLARYLRDLDAVGTERLAREEREAIEVLLGARFPNRETAIDAACQAARTMRGNEAVGLVNCMLAFATRRQRIWADAMGEMAYRRMDY from the coding sequence GTGAAGGGGCCTCCCATCGCCGCACTCACGGCCTGGGCGAGCCAAACGCTCGGCAGCGACGTGAGGCTCGATCTCATTCCCGGCGGCGGATCGCGGACGAGCTTCGTCGTCCGTGCGTCCGATGCGCGGAAATATATTCTGCGCCTCGACAATGGCGACGGGCCATTATCCGGCACGAGATTCACGCTCGAGCGGGAGCATCGCGTCATCAGCGCACTGGGCGATGCCGGCCCGCGCGTGCCCGGGATTATCGCCTATAGTGCCGCGCACAACGCGATGCTGATGGAATTCGTCGATGGAGCGACGCATTATCAGGCGACGCCCGACCCCGAGCGGCAGGCACATATCCAGCGCGACCTGATGCGTCAGATCGCGAAGCTCCACGCGCTCCGCCCGGACGAGATCGGACTGCCCGACTTCGCCGCGTTCGGGACCATCAGGTGCGCGCTCGAGCACGATCTCGCCACCCTGGCCGAGATGTACGGCCGTCCCGCCACGCCGAAGGACCCCGTCATCGATTTCGCGCTGCACTGGCTGGCGGATCACATTCCGGACCCGGAGGATCGCGCCTGCCTGGTGCATGGCGATATCGGCCCGGGGAATTTCCTGTTCGACGAGGAGGGCCGCGTGACCGCCCTGCTCGACTGGGAAGTCGTGCATATGGGGCATCCGCTCGAGGATGTCGCGGCGATCCTGTGCCGCTCGCTCGGCGCGCCGTTCGGCACAGCACTGGATCATGTCCGCAACTATGAGGATGTGCGCGGCGGAGCGATCGATCGCCGTTCGCTGGATGCGATGGTGATCCTCGTGCTGACGCGCTGGTATGTGGGACTGAACCTCGGCCTGTCACACCCGTCGATCAATCAGAATCTGGCGGTGATCCTCAGCTTCCGGCAATCGGTCGCCTATACGCTGGCCTGCATGCTCGCCAAGGTGCATGGCATCGACGTGCCGCCCCTGCGACGCGGGACGGAGCGGACTGCGGACGGCGGAATTCCGCTTCACGACTTCATCGTCCATGGCCTCGAGGCTGTGATCGGACCCACGCTGTCCGACCCTTATCTGGTCGAGCGCGCCAAGGGCCTCGCCACGCTTGCGCGCTACCTTCGCGATCTGGATGCGGTGGGTACCGAGCGCCTTGCGCGCGAGGAGCGGGAAGCGATCGAGGTGCTGCTCGGCGCCCGTTTCCCCAACAGGGAGACAGCGATCGACGCCGCATGCCAGGCCGCGCGAACCATGCGCGGCAATGAAGCGGTCGGCCTGGTGAATTGCATGCTCGCGTTCGCCACGCGGCGGCAGCGTATCTGGGCGGATGCGATGGGCGAAATGGCCTATCGCCGGATGGACTATTGA
- a CDS encoding transcriptional regulator, AraC family (PFAM: helix-turn-helix- domain containing protein, AraC type) has translation MGKHKHVSRLRCEEVPVDLLIALLGCVAKAGGSADGILRDAGATYRFRELKRRRNCTIAEFTRANRLCNEYLRGHILATTGCPTLNEQQFYLLAKCLAACSDLEEALRTTAAFFAMFEGRIGEAHFEVRGERVHLHINPPRREKNEAGFLVDIYGYAILQIFLGWLLDEQPIFDAVDLIYPQPARESVHLGLFDCPIRFGQPSNRFSFRSDLLSQPVVRDQASLMKLLADFPFNLMLDEEQRKLCDRVYTAMMNSYMRSHMLPTIDDVAKLFRTSTWTLRRRLTEEGTAYSSIKKKCQLNLATEFLKRSEMTIDEIADIANFSDANAFRRAFHQWTGCSPTAYRKELLAV, from the coding sequence ATGGGCAAGCACAAACATGTTTCGCGCCTGCGCTGCGAGGAGGTGCCGGTCGATCTCCTCATCGCCCTGCTCGGCTGCGTCGCGAAGGCCGGCGGCAGTGCGGACGGCATCCTCCGCGACGCGGGCGCCACCTATCGGTTTCGCGAACTGAAGCGGCGACGCAACTGCACGATCGCGGAGTTCACGCGGGCCAATCGCCTGTGCAACGAATATCTGCGCGGCCACATTCTCGCCACCACCGGCTGCCCGACGCTGAACGAACAGCAATTCTACCTGCTCGCCAAGTGCCTCGCCGCCTGTTCCGATCTGGAGGAGGCATTGCGCACGACAGCCGCCTTCTTCGCGATGTTCGAGGGGAGGATCGGCGAAGCCCATTTCGAGGTGCGCGGCGAGCGGGTACATCTTCACATCAACCCTCCCCGTCGCGAGAAGAACGAGGCCGGCTTCCTCGTCGACATATATGGCTATGCGATCCTCCAGATATTCCTCGGCTGGCTGCTGGACGAGCAGCCGATCTTCGATGCGGTCGATCTCATCTATCCGCAGCCGGCTCGGGAGAGCGTCCATCTCGGGCTTTTCGACTGCCCCATCCGTTTCGGCCAGCCGAGCAATCGCTTCAGCTTCAGGAGCGATCTCCTCTCGCAGCCGGTCGTTCGCGATCAGGCGAGCCTCATGAAGCTGCTCGCGGATTTCCCGTTCAACCTGATGCTCGACGAGGAGCAGCGCAAGCTGTGCGACCGGGTCTATACCGCAATGATGAATAGCTACATGAGAAGCCATATGCTGCCGACCATAGATGATGTGGCGAAGCTGTTCAGAACCTCGACCTGGACCTTGCGCCGCCGCCTGACCGAGGAGGGCACCGCCTATTCCTCGATCAAGAAGAAGTGCCAGCTCAACCTCGCGACCGAGTTCCTCAAGCGATCCGAGATGACGATCGACGAGATCGCGGATATCGCCAATTTCAGCGACGCCAACGCCTTCCGCCGCGCCTTCCACCAATGGACCGGCTGTTCGCCGACCGCCTATCGCAAGGAACTCCTCGCCGTTTAA
- a CDS encoding Rieske (2Fe-2S) domain protein (PFAM: Rieske [2Fe-2S] domain protein), whose protein sequence is MKPSCFLPMAALSGGSPFRHFRNEAQRNRKGQMARSRDYRLGSQDFPRGWFMVADAATLQHGQPLAVRFFGRDLVLYRGADSGRPILVDAYCPHMGTHLARNHTSYVVRDGSQIEGDTIRCPYHAWRFDAEGRCIDIPYAPGAKIPSAARIASWPVVERWGAVFAWHDPDGGEPDWELPALAAWDDPAWVRWRFDDFGVLDRHPVEIVDNMADVAHQEPIHGQTVRYFELELDGHRAIHREGGVSRTSLTADDALLCIDAVYHGPGLLLTEMLGRYPSYFLIAHTPVDDGSIRVWHAVIVKSPHERATDEDVAMARAFQEQSRLAFAQDFEIWTHKRPALTILQIPHDGPYDKLRTWYRQFYNPRGPSDRARTTHGVRGMPRNLDRTDNREDGSSDDL, encoded by the coding sequence GTGAAACCGTCATGCTTTTTGCCCATGGCGGCGCTGTCGGGCGGCTCCCCGTTCCGCCACTTTCGGAACGAAGCGCAACGGAACCGGAAAGGACAGATGGCCAGATCGCGCGACTATCGCCTAGGCAGCCAGGATTTCCCGCGCGGCTGGTTCATGGTGGCGGACGCGGCGACGCTTCAGCATGGCCAGCCGTTGGCCGTGCGCTTCTTTGGCCGCGACCTTGTCCTCTATCGTGGCGCGGACAGCGGGAGGCCGATTCTCGTCGACGCCTATTGCCCGCACATGGGCACGCATCTCGCTCGCAACCATACGTCCTATGTCGTGCGGGACGGCAGCCAGATCGAAGGTGACACGATCCGCTGCCCCTATCACGCCTGGCGCTTCGATGCCGAGGGGCGTTGCATCGACATTCCCTACGCTCCAGGGGCGAAAATTCCATCTGCCGCGCGGATCGCCAGCTGGCCGGTGGTCGAGCGCTGGGGTGCCGTCTTCGCCTGGCACGATCCGGACGGCGGGGAGCCCGACTGGGAGTTGCCCGCGCTCGCGGCATGGGACGATCCGGCCTGGGTGCGCTGGCGTTTCGACGATTTCGGCGTGCTCGATCGCCACCCGGTGGAGATCGTCGACAATATGGCCGATGTCGCCCATCAGGAGCCGATCCACGGCCAGACCGTCCGATATTTCGAGCTCGAGCTGGATGGGCACCGGGCGATCCATCGCGAGGGCGGTGTCAGCCGGACCAGCCTGACGGCGGATGATGCGCTGCTGTGCATCGACGCCGTCTATCATGGACCCGGCTTGCTGCTGACGGAGATGCTCGGCCGTTACCCCAGCTACTTCCTGATCGCGCACACGCCTGTGGACGACGGCTCGATCCGCGTCTGGCACGCGGTGATCGTCAAATCGCCGCACGAACGGGCGACCGACGAGGACGTCGCCATGGCCCGCGCCTTCCAGGAGCAGAGCAGGCTCGCCTTCGCGCAGGACTTCGAGATCTGGACGCACAAGCGGCCGGCCCTCACCATCCTGCAGATTCCGCATGACGGCCCCTATGACAAGCTGCGGACATGGTATCGCCAGTTCTACAATCCGCGCGGACCATCGGATCGCGCGAGGACGACGCATGGCGTGCGCGGCATGCCACGCAACCTGGATCGGACGGACAACAGGGAGGATGGAAGCAGCGATGACCTATAG
- a CDS encoding transcriptional regulator, TetR family (PFAM: regulatory protein, TetR), translating to MYHHDVPLSSSTGDSARSLWQTALMSTAAGRSISSGRRSRARPAGPTRLQREQKQATRERLLKAAEKVFSTTSYAATSVEEIIAGAGVGRTSFYRHFDSKWSIASALCEQVMPDVWAHWEELSRLGDPGEDAIADWLRHRVALYGRHRALFAVMKEAVAIEANGFDAIEQMHVGVIEVLSKGLPAFALALRQSPAGREARVMASLLLMQLDEFNYRLAVHGWDVDFDVAVRMMAKQIRRFIEHTDPDRR from the coding sequence ATGTACCATCATGATGTTCCACTATCAAGCAGCACGGGAGACAGTGCCCGATCTTTGTGGCAGACAGCGCTCATGAGCACGGCTGCCGGGAGATCGATATCGTCGGGACGGCGGAGCCGGGCGCGGCCGGCTGGACCGACGCGGCTTCAACGCGAGCAGAAGCAGGCGACGCGCGAGCGGTTGCTCAAGGCGGCGGAGAAGGTCTTTTCCACCACTTCCTATGCGGCGACCTCGGTCGAGGAGATCATCGCCGGTGCCGGCGTCGGGCGCACCTCCTTCTATCGTCACTTCGACAGCAAATGGTCGATCGCGAGCGCGCTCTGCGAGCAGGTGATGCCCGATGTCTGGGCGCACTGGGAAGAGTTGTCGCGCCTCGGCGATCCCGGCGAGGATGCCATCGCGGACTGGCTGCGGCACCGGGTCGCGCTCTATGGCCGTCATCGCGCGCTCTTCGCGGTGATGAAGGAAGCCGTGGCGATCGAGGCCAATGGCTTCGACGCGATCGAACAGATGCATGTCGGCGTGATCGAGGTGCTGTCGAAGGGGCTTCCGGCCTTCGCGCTGGCCCTCCGGCAAAGCCCCGCCGGCCGGGAGGCAAGGGTGATGGCCTCGCTGCTGCTGATGCAGCTCGACGAGTTCAACTATCGGCTGGCAGTCCACGGCTGGGACGTCGACTTCGACGTGGCGGTCCGCATGATGGCGAAGCAGATTCGCCGGTTTATCGAACACACCGATCCCGACCGCCGCTAG
- a CDS encoding regulatory protein, LuxR (SMART: regulatory protein, LuxR), whose protein sequence is MDDHGILANLYGASQDRRRLTAALGAIRDVTGARTVTLQWFRRTDERLRTTGFETCLSVPFISSKGGWADFQNPRMLALVNPPSDGISFFEDSACPDFLQPDLRRWQARFIPFGIGRFLGARVNLRPDREVGLALHARHGGPDLPSDARDLLAGLMPHVREALRLIEQAEEKESGARVMANTLALLEQPVAVVRTDGEIVYANEAARRLLAEAGLLPARGPAAAEGERKIAALVGHLLDPKAAPHGCRFTAGGRTLFVQRAWLEGAGEEDGGGDGGDRLMMLAFNDHGKALDICPDRLRTCFDITRSEAELLAALCAGSDIAAFAARRRVSIHTARTQLKQLMAKTDVRRQADLVRMALATPVASLRRTH, encoded by the coding sequence ATGGACGATCACGGCATTTTGGCGAACCTGTATGGCGCGAGCCAGGATCGCCGCCGGCTGACGGCGGCGCTGGGCGCGATCCGGGACGTCACCGGCGCGCGGACCGTGACCCTGCAATGGTTCCGGCGCACCGACGAGCGGCTGCGGACGACCGGGTTCGAGACCTGCCTGTCGGTGCCGTTCATATCGTCCAAGGGCGGTTGGGCCGATTTCCAGAACCCCCGCATGCTCGCGCTGGTCAATCCGCCGAGCGACGGGATCAGCTTCTTCGAGGATTCGGCCTGCCCCGATTTCCTGCAGCCCGACCTGCGACGCTGGCAGGCGCGCTTCATTCCCTTCGGGATCGGTCGCTTCCTGGGCGCGCGGGTCAACCTCCGTCCCGATCGCGAAGTCGGCCTCGCGCTTCATGCCCGGCATGGCGGGCCCGACCTGCCGTCCGACGCCCGCGACCTGCTCGCCGGGCTGATGCCCCATGTGCGCGAGGCGCTGCGGCTGATCGAGCAGGCCGAGGAGAAGGAGTCGGGCGCGCGGGTGATGGCGAACACCCTCGCGCTGCTCGAACAGCCGGTCGCCGTGGTGCGGACCGACGGCGAGATCGTCTATGCCAATGAGGCGGCGCGGCGATTGCTGGCCGAGGCGGGGCTGCTGCCCGCGCGGGGGCCGGCCGCCGCCGAGGGCGAGCGGAAGATCGCGGCGCTGGTCGGCCATCTGCTCGATCCGAAGGCGGCGCCGCACGGATGCCGCTTCACCGCGGGCGGGCGCACGCTGTTCGTCCAGCGGGCCTGGCTGGAGGGAGCCGGGGAGGAGGACGGCGGCGGGGACGGCGGGGACAGGCTGATGATGCTGGCCTTCAACGACCATGGGAAGGCGCTCGACATCTGTCCCGATCGCCTGCGGACCTGCTTCGACATCACCCGGTCGGAGGCGGAGCTGCTCGCGGCGCTCTGCGCGGGCAGCGACATCGCCGCCTTCGCCGCCCGGCGCAGGGTGTCGATCCACACCGCGCGCACCCAGCTCAAGCAGCTCATGGCCAAGACCGACGTGCGCCGTCAGGCCGACCTGGTGCGGATGGCGCTGGCCACGCCGGTGGCGTCGCTGCGCCGCACCCACTGA